AGCTCGGCGTGAAATCGCAAGGCACCAAGAGGAATCTGTTTGGTTTCAAAGACGGTACGAATAATCCTGCACTTAATGATGAGAATTTCATGAAAAATAATGTATGGCTGGAATCAGGTGATGGCGCTGCCTGGTTAGCCGGCGGCACGTACATGGTCGTTCGACGTATTCATATGCGGATTGAGACGTGGGATCAGCAGACCTACTCCGCTCAAGAGACGATTATAGGCCGTCAGAAGGTATCTGGGGCTCCGCTGGACGGTCATGCGGAAATGGATCAACCGAAATTCAGTGAAGATGATCAAGGGAAGGTGACAGCCTTGGATTCACACATCAGGCTTTCGAATCCACGAGCTGGTGAAAGTTCAGAGCGTGAACGGATTCTGCGCCGCGGCTACAATTTTATGGAGAATCTAGACGATGTGGGCCGCATTAATGCAGGACTGTTGTTCGTCTGCTTCAATCGGAATATTCAAACGCAGTTTGAATCCATCCAGAAGCGCTTGACTAACCCTAAGCTCCCTGATCAAATGTTAGCCTATACCGATACAACGGGCGGAGGTTATTTCGCTGTTCTGCCTGGCGTAACGGCCAAAGGCTCCTATCTGGGTCAAGGTTTGTTTGCCTAACTCGCTTAATTATGAATGGAATGCTGAGGCTGCCATCAGGGTAACTACCTTGAGGGAGCCTCTTTTTAACATTTATATAATCTAAATGTTTTGGAGTGATCGAGGAATTACCCGAGCTACCTCGCGCGGAGGGAACTACAGTACGCTATTCCAGCCAAAAGTGTCCTTATCGCGTGCTTAAGGGAACTGCAGTACGCTATTCCAGCCAAAAGTGTCCTTATCGCGTGCTTAAGGGAACTACGGGGCGCTATTTTGCTGTTTGGCATGAAATTTAGCACTTTTCGTAGAAATAAGACCCTGTAGTTCCGCTACTGCGCTGACATCCCTGCTTTCTGCCTAAATAGCGGCCTAGAGTTCCCTCCATCTATGATTTGTCGCCTTTAAGAGGAGCATCTCTCAGGCTGGCAAAGCCGTTTTTCCTATGTCAGGCGGCCACACTGTTATAATCAAATATTCCGGCTCCTTAAATTGACTTTCCCAAGCATTTCCTACACAATGATGAAGGAATACGCTGATTCTTAGCCTATTTCTAACGTCGGATTGAGATCCAAAGGAGACCTTTATGAAAACAACTTCACATATGGTAGAGAAAGAAATCGATGACAGAGCTGTGCTCGTCAGTCTAGTTACGCAGAAGCAGAAGAAAAATGAACTGCTTGCCGAGTATTCCCTGCAGGAATTGGTCAAGTTAGCTGAAACCGCAGGCGTTCTGGTGCTTGAAACGATGACGCAGAACAAGGAAACGAAGGATGCCAAATGGTTTATCGGCAAAGGGAAAGTAGAAGAGCTAAAGCTTCGTCTTGAGGAGCTTGGCGGCAATACGGCTATCTTCGATCAGGAATTGTCGGGAGCGCAAGTGCGGAATTTGGAAGCTGCGCTGGATGTCAAAATTATTGACCGGACGCAATTAATTCTGGATATTTTCGCACAGCGCGCGAAAACAAGAGAAGGGATCATCCAGGTTGAACTAGCCCAACTGAGTTACTTGCTTCCTCGATTGTCTGGGCAAGGGAAGAATCTCTCCCGACTAGGAGGAGGTATCGGGACCAGAGGTCCTGGTGAATCCAAACTGGAGACGGATCGCAGACACATCCGTGGGCGTATTGACGAATTGAAAGCGCAGCTGGAAGAAGTGGTTCGCCACCGCACATTGCATCGGGAACGCCGCAAGAAGACCGGTGTGTTTCAGGTCGCCTTGGTTGGTTATACGAACGCAGGGAAATCAACTTTATTGAAACAATTGACACAAGCGGACGTCTATATTGAGAATCAATTGTTTGCCACGCTGGACCCGACTTCCCGGACGATGGAACTGCCAAGCGGCAAAGAAATTGTTTTGACCGATACCGTAGGCTTTATTCAGAATTTGCCGCATGATCTGGTTGCTTCATTCCGCGCTACATTGGAAGAAGCGAATGAGGCTGACTTGATTCTGCACGTAGTGGACAGCTCAACAGATATGCGCGGCGAGCAAATGCGAGTTGTTGCCGAGGTCCTGGAAGAACTTGGCGCGCATCAGAAAGAACAATTGACGATTTTCAATAAAATAGATATGTGTTCGCAAGATGATGTGGAGATGCTCTCAACGGAAGGCGAATTTCTGAAAATCAGTGCGTATAACGCGGCAGATTTGGAACGCTTGCGCAATGTCATTCAAGAAAAGCTTATGGGCGAAAGCAGAGAGTTTCGCATTCCGGCGGATAAAGGGGATATCATTTCCTTGATGTATCGGATTGGAGATGTGCTCGAAACGGATGTCGATGGGGAAGACATGGTGTTCAAAGTTCGCTTAAATACAGATGATTATGTCAAAGTAGCCCATCAATTAGTGGCCTTCGACTTGCAAGCGCAGCAAGAGTTACAAGATCATGAGGGAGAGAGTTACTAATCATGCAATTCGGGGATAAAGTCATGGGTTTAATGGAAAGCGCCGAGTGCACCGTGGAAGGTGCTTTCCGTCAGATTGAGAAGACCATTGATTTGAATCAGTGGAAAGTGATTCGCGCTTTTCAGGAGCATAAAGTAAGTGATTATCATTTTGCTTCATCGACTGGTTATGGGTATAATGATCGCGGTCGTGAAGTATTGGATCTCGTGTATGCGGATGCGATGGGAGCAGAAGCAGCGCTAGTTCGTCCTCATTTTGTATCAGGCACGCATACAATTGGCACTGCGTTGTTTGGCGTTCTGCGACCAAGCGAACATCTACTTTACATCACAGGGAAGCCCTATGACACATTGCACAAAGTCATCGGAAAACCTGGTGATGGGACAGGTTCATTGCAGGACTTCGGCATCGGATACAGCGAAGTCGCTTTAACGGAAGATGGCGCTCCCGATTGGAGCGCCATCACCGCGGCTATTCAGCCGAACACCAAGGTGATCGGTATCCAGCGCTCGCGCGGCTATTCGTGGCGCCCGTCGTTCACGATCGAACAGATTGGCGAAATGGTTCGCTTCGTCAAAGAAATCAACCCAGCCCTTATCGTGTTCGTCGATAATTGCTATGGGGAATTCACCGAGCTGCAGGAGCCGACGCAAGTTGGCGTCGACCTCATGGCGGGCTCGCTCATCAAGAACCCCGGCGGCGGCATCGCCCCTTCCGGCGGTTATATTGCCGGGCGGCGCGACCTTGTCGAGCTTGCCGCCTACCGCTTGACCGCCCCCGGAATCGGGGGCGAGGTCGGTGCCATGCTCGGCGCCACGCGCGCGATGTTTCAAGGGCTCTTCCTGGCCCCTCACTTGGTGGGGCAAGCTGTCAAGGGCTCTGTCTTCGCCGCTGCGGTGTTCGAAGAGCTGGGCTTCGAGAGCCATCCGCGTTGGCAGACGCCGCGCACGGACCTGATTCAAGCGATCCGCTTCACGTCCGCGGATCACTTGATCACGTTCGTGCAGGGCATCCAGAAGGCGGCTGCGGTGGATTCGCACGTGGTTCCTGAACCATGGGATATGCCTGGCTATGAGCATCCTGTTATTATGGCGGCAGGAACGTTCATCCAAGGGGGCAGCTTGGAATTGTCCGCAGATGCGCCGATTCGTGAGCCGTATATCGCGTATATGCAGGGTGGGCTCACCTATTCCCACTGCAAATTAGGAGTAATGACGGCCATCCAGCATATGGAAGACAAGGGATTGTTGTGAAAATTCAGACTGTGAACAAACCTGACACTCCTTGACACGTTTTTGTTAGAAAGGTACAATAAGGTTGAGGTACTTTATTTATCAGGAGTGATTAGCATGAGTGATGACATACGTAGAAATATGGCGTTATTCCCCATCGGAATCGTCATGAAGCTGACTGATTTAACCGCGAGACAAATTCGCTATTATG
Above is a genomic segment from Paenibacillus sp. HWE-109 containing:
- the hflX gene encoding GTPase HflX, whose amino-acid sequence is MKTTSHMVEKEIDDRAVLVSLVTQKQKKNELLAEYSLQELVKLAETAGVLVLETMTQNKETKDAKWFIGKGKVEELKLRLEELGGNTAIFDQELSGAQVRNLEAALDVKIIDRTQLILDIFAQRAKTREGIIQVELAQLSYLLPRLSGQGKNLSRLGGGIGTRGPGESKLETDRRHIRGRIDELKAQLEEVVRHRTLHRERRKKTGVFQVALVGYTNAGKSTLLKQLTQADVYIENQLFATLDPTSRTMELPSGKEIVLTDTVGFIQNLPHDLVASFRATLEEANEADLILHVVDSSTDMRGEQMRVVAEVLEELGAHQKEQLTIFNKIDMCSQDDVEMLSTEGEFLKISAYNAADLERLRNVIQEKLMGESREFRIPADKGDIISLMYRIGDVLETDVDGEDMVFKVRLNTDDYVKVAHQLVAFDLQAQQELQDHEGESY
- a CDS encoding methionine gamma-lyase family protein, which codes for MQFGDKVMGLMESAECTVEGAFRQIEKTIDLNQWKVIRAFQEHKVSDYHFASSTGYGYNDRGREVLDLVYADAMGAEAALVRPHFVSGTHTIGTALFGVLRPSEHLLYITGKPYDTLHKVIGKPGDGTGSLQDFGIGYSEVALTEDGAPDWSAITAAIQPNTKVIGIQRSRGYSWRPSFTIEQIGEMVRFVKEINPALIVFVDNCYGEFTELQEPTQVGVDLMAGSLIKNPGGGIAPSGGYIAGRRDLVELAAYRLTAPGIGGEVGAMLGATRAMFQGLFLAPHLVGQAVKGSVFAAAVFEELGFESHPRWQTPRTDLIQAIRFTSADHLITFVQGIQKAAAVDSHVVPEPWDMPGYEHPVIMAAGTFIQGGSLELSADAPIREPYIAYMQGGLTYSHCKLGVMTAIQHMEDKGLL